The DNA region GCAATCATGAAACTGGAGGACGAAATTAGAAAGTCATAATTAGCAACCTGAAGTGTTACTAGCTTCATGCACTGATTGCGCTTGGCAAATCTCTGTTCATGGACCTCATGGCCCACCCAGAAAACTGGGGGCAAAACAGTTGAGTTAATGAAGAGAAGAACATGTAACACTGACTCAATGATAAACCGGAAAGAAGTATCAACTTGAACAAACTAATCAACTACTAGCTAATAACACCAGAGAATTGGTTAAAATCAGTGACCTGTGCTAACCTGCATTCAAATGTCTACATTCCACGACAACTTTCCAGTGCCAAAACATGACATTTACAAGATGGGGTGAATAAGATTCGCTTGTATAAGAATTAAGAAACACTGTTATATAGTTGCAAGCAAGAATTCAGAAATCCATATCCATAGCATAAACTAATACAATGGAAATGCAACCCTAAATGAACCAAGGGAAAACGTAGCACAAATCATTCGCATCCTACACTTCTATGTGCCAAATATTCACTTCCTACACTCGAAGATGATAAAATTCTCATCTCATATATGAAACCCTTTAAGAACACTCTTGCATGAAACTATATcaaagagaggaaagagaaggaTGCATTAATGTCAGCTGACATTGCTAACTAGTATAATAAGACATGATGAAATAATATCTAACAGATTCGCACATAAATAGATAATGATAAGCCACACAAATAGCTAGGTAAGTAGGCATATTCTATAGGACTAACTAAacatcaaaaggaaaaagaacacTCTACTATAGTCTTCTAGTAATGTACAATGACCAGAACTCAGATTTTGTCTGCATCAACAGAGCACTTGGCTGCACCATACATGAGGAACCTAAAGACATAAAATTTAAAGTTGCACAGTAATTTTAGTGCTATAGCCATCTCAAAACCCAGCAATTTTCGAGTTACTGTTAAGTTACACAGCATGTCAAAAACTGTTTCAATGTTCAGTACAGAAAATATAGCCCCACGGCCCCACCAAAAGTGCAACAAAAAGGAACAGAACACGAGCATTTTTCCCTATAGCACACAAGAATACATGAGAAACCTTGATAAAAACTATTATTGGTAGCAGTAATCCACTCACTATCGGTTGCATGTTTAAGGATAGAAATTTAGGATTAAAGGATCTACAGTACAGCATCACAGTTCACATTTTCCATTTGAGTAAGCCATATGACACTGCCTAAGTGGCCATTTCtcatttggaaaaaaaaaagaaaaaaagcatAACATTTATACCCTTGCATTAAGCTTTGATATTATTCTGTTTTCCTATTCCACCACATGAAGTGATGAAACTACATTACatccaacaaatatatatagcttcacATGAATCAAATTGAGTAAAATCAATGGACCACCATTTCTTCCAAAATTAATGTACGAACATGATCTTTCCGTACTTACACGTAATAACAGATTCACAGAAAAAGTTATAAGGGTGTGATATTATCCTAGTAGCTCAATTTATAACATAAACAGAAGGTAACATCACAatgacaacaacaaaaacacaattcatCCCACTGTAACTGTCGAAAACTCTACCTCATCCTTCAGCGCCATCTTCTACACTAAATCACAATTCGAACTCATCTTCAAGCTTCAGCTGCTCAGCTGCagcctcttcctcctcatcatcGATCACAAAGTAAGGATTGTGCGCCTCTGGCTTGAACTTGTACCCCGTAAACACATAAAACGCCAGAGTAGCCAACTCAGCAGCCACGACACTGGTCCAAAGGTACCGGTACGAGGTAATAGTCTCCAATGCATAaacaacaaccctcgtaaagtAAATGTAGCATATAACCACAATGTAGTACTGCCTGAACAGAGTCAGCTTCATCAAGTTCACAGCAGCCTTCCCATCAGTCCTCGCAGCCTCGCGCAAGTTCTTGATAGACCACACAATCGGAAACAACACCGCGCAGCAACACACCACATCCACAAGCAAGAAAACCTGCTTCCAAGTAACCCAGTCATGCCCAAACGGCCCGGTCTCATCGATCACAACCTGCGCAATGTTGGCAACCACCTGTAGCGGAATCacaatcatcaaaaccttcTTCTCCTTATCCGCCAGGAACGGCTTCAAGAACGACCACCCGGTCCCAATCAACACAATGAGAGTAAACAGTGTGATCCCCTTCAAGAAGCTGAAGATGTAGAACAACACATCCCAGCCGTGCGCCGAACCGGTGCGTTTAATATACGACTTATCCTCAGCCTCACAGAGCAGGTTCAGAGTCTTGAGAACCAACACGGCAAGCATGAAGAAATGAATCCGGAAAACGGTGAGTCGTTTCTTGTAGAGCACGGAGATCCAGAGCCCGACGAGAACAATATAAGCCAGCGAGAAAACGAAGTAAATTCTCGGGAGAATAGTTTTACCGGCGGAGAGATAATCGCGGCGATCGCTGCTCTTCCCTTCGAGATTGTACATGACGGACTTCACCTCCATCGAAACCCTAAGCGGGGCTAGGCAGTTGGCGAAGAGGAGAGTGTACTGATCGGCGTCGGTCTCCTGGAACACGGTGGAGAATCGATCGGCGCCTTTGAGCTGGTCGAAGGTGTACACGCGCTTGACGAGATCGGACTTGAGCGCGCAGCCGATCTCGCCTTCCTCGAGCTGCTGGAAGACGTGGATCCATGAGTCGCGGGTGCAGAGGAAGAATCCGACCCGGGAGAGATCCGGATCCGGGCCGGGTTGCTGGGAGAAGGCGATCTTGGAGACGTTGAGCTCGAGGCGGCCTTTGTGTGTGAAGCCGAACTCGTCGAAGGGGATGATCGGACGCCAGTCGTTGCGGAGGGACGAGGTGCGGATCTCGGCGGAGGAGGGAGAGACGGCGGCGGCGAAGAGagtgaggaggaagaagaggagctTGGACATGTTTGGAATCTGGAGGATTTGGATCTGAGAAATTTGGGATTGAGAAGAGTCAGCAATGGCGACCCTTCCACGgagatttgggttttggaaaTTTGTTTGGGTCGTtggagaagacgaagaagaagattggagGTGTCGTTGGAACGACCGACTacttgctttgttttcttctctgcGGTGAAATGACGGAGTTGGACATGATTAAGATGTGTTAATTGCCTTCTTTTGTTCagatttatttgttaattaattaacttttTGTGACCGTTACTGTTCATTTGTGTCACGGTTATCACCTGAGAATGGTGAAAGATTTACACAGACGGTCGAGGTAATTAAGTTAGAATAGTAAGAGATTTCGATTGATTAAAGCGGGACTGTTTTTGACCGATATAAAATTatgaattaaatttagtttacccccttgtggtttggggtaacttcatgttagtccctacatttttattttcatcagtttaccccttgaactcttcaatttctgtctgtcgtgcccaaattctcatattccgtttgaattgacctttaattattagcagttaaggtccgattttgacatataagatccgatttgcccaaattctagatccTGGCCTCatagttaaggttaaaattatcagcaattAACGTCTGATttagacagaatataggacatttggtcacgcttgaggaaaattcaaaagtttgaggggtaaactgatgaaattgaaagtatagggattaac from Fragaria vesca subsp. vesca unplaced genomic scaffold, FraVesHawaii_1.0 scf0512956, whole genome shotgun sequence includes:
- the LOC101302893 gene encoding protein GPR107-like encodes the protein MSKLLFFLLTLFAAAVSPSSAEIRTSSLRNDWRPIIPFDEFGFTHKGRLELNVSKIAFSQQPGPDPDLSRVGFFLCTRDSWIHVFQQLEEGEIGCALKSDLVKRVYTFDQLKGADRFSTVFQETDADQYTLLFANCLAPLRVSMEVKSVMYNLEGKSSDRRDYLSAGKTILPRIYFVFSLAYIVLVGLWISVLYKKRLTVFRIHFFMLAVLVLKTLNLLCEAEDKSYIKRTGSAHGWDVLFYIFSFLKGITLFTLIVLIGTGWSFLKPFLADKEKKVLMIVIPLQVVANIAQVVIDETGPFGHDWVTWKQVFLLVDVVCCCAVLFPIVWSIKNLREAARTDGKAAVNLMKLTLFRQYYIVVICYIYFTRVVVYALETITSYRYLWTSVVAAELATLAFYVFTGYKFKPEAHNPYFVIDDEEEEAAAEQLKLEDEFEL